A genomic region of Klebsiella sp. RIT-PI-d contains the following coding sequences:
- a CDS encoding gamma-glutamyltransferase family protein: protein MTKALDFSTGYASQRPPVMGRNAVATSQPLAAQAGMRMLQLGGNAVDAAIATAMALTVVEPTGCGIGSDAFAIVWDGKKLHGLNASGRSPASWHADLFAGKTAVPEIGWDAVTVPGAVSGWVALAERFGTLPLTTLAQPAIEYARDGFPVSPLIGHLWQRGYNKLKDQPGFSACFAPEGRAPRVGEIFRNPAQAKTLELIAQTQGEAFYRGELAQKIAAFAAEHGAHLTADDLADHRVDWVDLLSRDFAGGSVQELPPNGQGIATLIALGILENCDIGRYDPDSVQSLHLSIEAMKLALADLDRYVADEAHMEFAAKTLLSDSYLQSRAALIDPDKASDFTYGSPTQSGTVYLSTADASGMMVSFIQSNFMGFGSGVVVPDTGISLQNRGCGFVLDPAHPNALAGSKRPFHTIIPGFAMDGNGQPLMSFGVMGGPMQAQGHMQMALRIMLHGQNPQAAIDAPRWRVVQGREVVVESTFSRNVIAGLRERGHQVTVEDPLQEYNFGGAQIIYRLPEGHYVAASESRKDGQALVS from the coding sequence ATGACCAAAGCACTTGATTTTTCCACCGGTTACGCCTCACAACGTCCACCTGTAATGGGACGTAACGCCGTGGCGACCTCTCAGCCGCTGGCGGCACAGGCCGGAATGCGAATGCTGCAACTGGGCGGAAATGCGGTGGATGCGGCTATTGCAACGGCGATGGCGCTTACCGTCGTTGAGCCGACCGGCTGCGGTATCGGTAGTGATGCATTTGCCATTGTCTGGGATGGAAAAAAACTGCACGGCCTGAACGCATCCGGGCGCTCGCCTGCCAGCTGGCACGCCGATCTCTTCGCCGGTAAAACGGCAGTGCCTGAAATTGGCTGGGATGCGGTAACCGTACCGGGCGCGGTATCCGGCTGGGTGGCGCTGGCTGAGCGGTTTGGTACGCTGCCGCTGACCACGCTGGCGCAACCGGCTATTGAATATGCGCGCGACGGTTTCCCGGTATCCCCGCTTATTGGCCACTTATGGCAGCGCGGCTATAACAAACTGAAAGACCAGCCGGGGTTTAGCGCCTGCTTTGCGCCAGAAGGGCGCGCACCGCGTGTCGGCGAGATTTTCCGCAATCCGGCGCAGGCGAAAACCCTGGAGCTGATTGCCCAAACTCAGGGTGAAGCGTTCTATCGCGGCGAGCTGGCACAGAAAATCGCCGCCTTTGCCGCCGAGCATGGCGCGCATCTGACGGCAGACGATCTGGCAGATCATCGTGTGGATTGGGTCGATCTGTTATCGCGGGATTTTGCCGGTGGATCGGTACAGGAGTTACCGCCTAACGGACAGGGGATCGCCACGCTTATCGCGCTGGGCATTCTGGAGAACTGCGATATTGGCCGCTACGATCCGGATTCAGTACAGTCGTTACATCTTTCCATTGAGGCGATGAAACTGGCGCTTGCCGATCTGGATCGTTATGTTGCCGATGAAGCGCATATGGAGTTTGCTGCGAAGACGCTGCTGAGCGATAGCTATTTGCAATCCCGCGCCGCGCTGATTGATCCGGATAAGGCATCGGATTTCACCTACGGTTCGCCAACCCAGAGCGGCACGGTTTATCTTTCTACGGCCGATGCCAGCGGCATGATGGTGTCATTTATTCAGTCGAACTTTATGGGGTTTGGCTCCGGCGTTGTGGTACCGGATACCGGAATTAGCCTGCAAAATCGCGGCTGCGGTTTTGTTCTCGATCCTGCGCACCCCAACGCGCTGGCTGGTAGCAAACGCCCGTTTCATACCATCATTCCAGGTTTTGCGATGGACGGAAACGGTCAGCCGCTTATGTCATTTGGCGTGATGGGCGGGCCGATGCAGGCGCAGGGACATATGCAAATGGCATTGCGGATTATGTTGCACGGCCAGAATCCGCAGGCCGCCATTGACGCGCCGCGCTGGCGAGTGGTGCAGGGCAGGGAGGTTGTCGTCGAATCGACCTTCAGTCGCAATGTGATCGCCGGACTGCGCGAGCGTGGCCATCAGGTTACGGTAGAAGATCCGTTGCAGGAGTACAATTTCGGCGGCGCGCAGATCATTTATCGCCTGCCGGAGGGGCATTATGTGGCGGCGAGTGAAAGCCGTAAAGATGGACAGGCGCTGGTGAGCTAA
- the fadE gene encoding acyl-CoA dehydrogenase FadE translates to MMILSIIATVILTGVLFYHRVSLALSSLILLAWTAALGAAGLWSLWMLLPVALLLLPLNVKPVRKSMISVPAFRSFRKVMPPMSRTEKEAIDAGTTWWEGDLFRGTPDWKKLHSYPQPQLTAEEQAFIDGPTEEACRMANDFEITHELADLPPELWAFLKEHRFFAMIIKKEYGGLEFSAYAQSRVLQKLSGVSGILAITVGVPNSLGPGELLQHYGTEEQKNHYLPRLARGQEIPCFALTSPEAGSDAGAIPDTGVVCMGDWQGEQVLGMRLTWNKRYITLAPIATVLGLAFKLTDPDKLLGGEENPGITCALIPTATPGVEIGRRHFPLNVPFQNGPTRGQDVFVPIDYIIGGPKMAGQGWRMLVECLSVGRGITLPSNSTGGLKSAAMATGAYAHIRRQFKVSIGKMEGIEEPLARIAGNAYVMDAAASLITYGIMLGEKPAVLSAIVKYHCTHRGQRAIIDAMDITGGKGIMLGEGNFLARAYQGAPIAITVEGANILTRSMMIFGQGAIRCHPYVLDEMAAAQNNDANAFDTLLFKHVGHVGSNLVRSVWLGLTRGLTSSSPAQDATKRYYQHLNRLSANLALLSDVSMAVLGGSLKRRERISARLGDVLSQLYLASAVLKRYDDEGRHEADLPLVHWGVQDALNQAEIAMGELLRNFPNRAVAGLLGATIFPTGRHYDAPSDKLDHKVAQILQTPCATRSRIGRGQYLTPDEHNPVGLLEAALRDVMAADPVHQRICKELGKNLPFTRLDALAKNALAKGLIDQDEAALLIKAEESRLRSINVDDFEPDALATQPVKKPPVTLRKPEAA, encoded by the coding sequence ATGATGATTTTGAGTATTATTGCAACCGTTATTCTGACAGGCGTGCTGTTCTATCATCGGGTCAGCTTAGCGCTGAGCAGCCTGATCCTGCTGGCGTGGACGGCAGCGCTGGGTGCTGCTGGCCTCTGGTCGCTGTGGATGCTGTTGCCGGTCGCGCTGCTGTTGCTGCCGCTGAATGTGAAGCCCGTGCGTAAATCGATGATTTCCGTCCCGGCATTTCGCAGCTTCCGTAAAGTCATGCCGCCAATGTCGCGTACTGAAAAAGAGGCCATTGATGCCGGTACAACCTGGTGGGAAGGCGATCTGTTTCGCGGCACGCCGGACTGGAAAAAGCTGCACAGCTATCCGCAACCGCAGTTGACCGCCGAAGAGCAGGCCTTTATCGATGGCCCGACGGAAGAAGCCTGTCGCATGGCAAACGACTTTGAAATTACCCATGAACTGGCCGATTTACCGCCGGAGCTGTGGGCATTTCTGAAAGAGCATCGCTTCTTCGCGATGATCATCAAAAAAGAGTACGGCGGCCTGGAATTCTCGGCTTATGCCCAGTCTCGCGTACTGCAAAAGCTCTCCGGCGTATCCGGTATTCTGGCCATCACCGTAGGCGTACCGAACTCATTAGGCCCGGGCGAACTGTTGCAGCATTACGGTACTGAAGAACAGAAAAATCATTATCTGCCGCGCCTGGCGCGTGGGCAGGAGATCCCCTGCTTTGCGCTGACCAGTCCTGAAGCGGGTTCTGATGCCGGTGCGATCCCGGATACCGGTGTCGTCTGTATGGGTGACTGGCAGGGAGAGCAGGTTCTGGGTATGCGTCTGACCTGGAACAAACGTTATATCACCCTCGCGCCGATCGCGACCGTGCTGGGCCTGGCATTCAAACTGACCGACCCCGATAAACTACTGGGCGGGGAAGAAAACCCCGGTATCACCTGCGCGTTAATTCCAACCGCCACACCGGGCGTCGAGATTGGCCGTCGCCATTTCCCGCTTAACGTGCCGTTCCAGAATGGGCCAACGCGCGGTCAGGACGTCTTTGTACCGATCGATTACATTATTGGCGGCCCCAAAATGGCCGGTCAGGGATGGCGGATGCTGGTTGAGTGCCTGTCCGTAGGACGCGGGATCACCCTGCCATCAAACTCAACGGGCGGCCTGAAATCAGCGGCAATGGCGACCGGTGCCTATGCGCATATCCGCCGCCAGTTCAAAGTATCGATTGGTAAAATGGAAGGTATTGAGGAGCCGCTGGCACGTATTGCCGGGAATGCTTACGTAATGGATGCGGCCGCATCATTAATTACCTACGGGATTATGCTCGGTGAGAAACCGGCGGTTCTGTCGGCAATTGTTAAATATCATTGTACCCACCGTGGGCAGCGCGCAATCATTGACGCCATGGATATTACCGGCGGAAAAGGAATTATGCTGGGCGAAGGCAATTTCCTGGCCCGAGCCTACCAGGGCGCGCCGATTGCGATCACGGTAGAAGGCGCGAACATCCTGACCCGCAGCATGATGATCTTCGGTCAGGGCGCGATCCGCTGTCACCCGTACGTGCTGGATGAAATGGCCGCCGCGCAGAATAACGATGCGAATGCGTTTGATACTCTGCTGTTCAAACATGTCGGTCATGTCGGATCGAATCTGGTGCGTAGCGTCTGGCTGGGGCTGACGCGCGGCCTGACCAGTAGCTCACCAGCGCAGGATGCGACAAAACGTTATTATCAGCACCTCAACCGTTTGAGTGCCAACCTGGCCCTGCTTTCTGACGTATCGATGGCGGTTCTCGGCGGCAGTCTGAAGCGTCGTGAACGCATTTCAGCTCGTCTCGGCGACGTGCTGAGCCAGCTTTATCTCGCATCTGCCGTGCTTAAGCGCTATGACGACGAAGGCCGTCATGAGGCTGATTTGCCGCTGGTGCACTGGGGCGTGCAGGATGCGCTGAATCAGGCCGAAATCGCGATGGGTGAACTGCTGCGTAACTTCCCCAATCGCGCGGTTGCCGGTTTGCTGGGGGCGACCATTTTCCCGACCGGTCGCCACTACGATGCACCGTCTGACAAACTCGATCATAAGGTCGCGCAGATCCTGCAAACGCCGTGCGCCACCCGGTCACGCATTGGTCGCGGTCAGTATCTGACCCCGGACGAGCATAACCCGGTGGGCTTGCTGGAAGCGGCGCTGCGCGATGTAATGGCGGCCGATCCTGTTCATCAACGCATCTGTAAAGAACTGGGTAAAAATCTGCCGTTTACCCGTCTGGACGCGCTGGCAAAAAATGCGCTGGCGAAAGGGCTTATCGATCAGGATGAAGCGGCTCTGCTGATTAAAGCTGAAGAGAGCCGTTTACGCAGTATTAACGTTGACGATTTTGAGCCTGATGCGCTGGCGACGCAGCCGGTAAAAAAGCCGCCGGTCACGTTGCGTAAACCTGAAGCGGCATAA
- a CDS encoding amidohydrolase, which yields MPGLKVTLLQQPLVWMDGPANLRHFDRQLEGIAGRDVIVLPEMFTTGFAMQAAQQSLSQDAVVAWMHEKARQTNALIAGSAALQSERGPVNRFLLVEPEGKVHFYDKRHLFRMAEEHLHYEAGIERVIVEWRGWRILPLVCYDLRFPLWSRNRNDYDLALYVANWPAPRSLHWQALLTARAIENQAYVLGCNRVGTDGNGHHYRGDSRVITPQGEILASAEPHKATRIDAELSLTALKEYREKFPAWQDADPFSLSG from the coding sequence GTGCCTGGCCTGAAAGTAACGCTATTACAACAGCCGCTGGTCTGGATGGACGGACCGGCTAACCTGCGACATTTTGATCGCCAGCTGGAAGGGATCGCCGGGCGCGACGTTATTGTGCTGCCGGAAATGTTTACCACCGGTTTCGCCATGCAGGCAGCTCAGCAGTCGCTGTCGCAAGACGCTGTCGTCGCCTGGATGCATGAGAAAGCCCGCCAGACCAATGCGCTCATTGCCGGTAGTGCTGCGCTACAAAGTGAACGTGGGCCGGTTAACCGTTTTCTGCTTGTTGAACCAGAGGGAAAGGTACATTTTTACGATAAGCGTCACCTGTTCCGTATGGCTGAAGAACATCTTCATTATGAGGCAGGCATTGAACGAGTAATCGTTGAATGGCGCGGCTGGCGTATTTTACCGCTGGTCTGCTACGACCTGCGATTTCCGCTATGGTCACGTAATCGTAATGATTATGATCTGGCACTGTATGTTGCCAACTGGCCAGCGCCACGTTCGCTACACTGGCAGGCACTATTAACGGCGCGGGCCATAGAAAATCAGGCGTATGTACTGGGCTGTAACCGCGTTGGCACCGATGGTAACGGTCATCATTATCGCGGTGACAGTCGGGTGATCACGCCGCAAGGGGAGATCCTGGCCTCTGCCGAACCGCATAAAGCCACGCGGATTGACGCGGAACTGTCTTTGACGGCGCTGAAAGAGTATCGGGAGAAATTCCCGGCATGGCAGGATGCCGATCCGTTTAGTCTTAGCGGATAA
- the lpcA gene encoding D-sedoheptulose 7-phosphate isomerase gives MYQDLIRNELNEAAETLANFLKDEANIHAIQRAAVLLADSFKAGGKVLSCGNGGSHCDAMHFAEELTGRYRENRPGYPAIAISDVSHISCVGNDFGYDHIFSRYVEAVGREGDVLLGISTSGNSANVIKAIEAAREKGMKVITLTGKDGGKMAGSADIEIRVPHFGYADRVQEIHIKVIHILIQLIEKEMVKA, from the coding sequence ATGTACCAGGATCTGATCCGTAATGAACTGAACGAAGCGGCGGAGACGCTGGCTAACTTTCTGAAAGATGAAGCCAACATTCACGCTATCCAGCGTGCAGCGGTGCTGCTGGCGGACAGCTTCAAGGCGGGTGGCAAGGTGCTCTCTTGCGGTAATGGCGGTTCTCATTGCGATGCGATGCATTTTGCGGAAGAGCTGACCGGGCGCTACCGGGAAAATCGTCCTGGCTATCCGGCTATTGCCATTTCTGACGTCAGCCACATTTCCTGCGTCGGCAATGATTTTGGCTACGATCATATTTTTTCCCGCTATGTTGAAGCGGTAGGTCGTGAAGGTGACGTGCTGCTGGGGATTTCCACCTCCGGTAACTCTGCTAACGTTATTAAAGCGATTGAAGCGGCTCGCGAGAAGGGTATGAAGGTCATTACTCTGACGGGTAAAGACGGCGGTAAGATGGCCGGTTCAGCAGATATTGAAATTCGCGTGCCGCATTTTGGTTATGCCGATCGCGTTCAGGAGATCCATATCAAAGTGATCCATATCCTGATCCAGCTTATTGAAAAAGAGATGGTTAAAGCCTGA
- a CDS encoding ABC transporter permease, producing the protein MLELICKRLLLAIPTLLLVSMMVFGLQKLLPGDPLIAMAGEERDPAVIAQLRADLNLDAPIPVQYYDWLTRALQGDLGSSLRTHEPVTQLIASKLPVTLELSLLAMIIALVFGIGMGILAAVNKNSWIDHGANFVAISGISIPHFWLGILLILVFSVNLQWLPASGFVPFGEDPLQNLRTLLLPASVLGTGLAATLMRHTRASMISVLKADYIRTARAKGLLPKAVILKHAFRNALVPVITLTTLLFGELLGGAVLTEQVFTIPGFGKMIVDSVFNRDYAVVQGVVLIVAIGFLLLNLLADVLYVLINPKMRG; encoded by the coding sequence ATGCTGGAACTGATATGCAAGCGTCTATTACTGGCGATCCCAACCTTACTGCTGGTCAGTATGATGGTCTTTGGGCTGCAAAAACTGCTACCGGGCGATCCGCTGATCGCCATGGCGGGAGAAGAGCGCGATCCGGCGGTTATTGCCCAGCTTCGGGCAGACCTGAACCTGGATGCGCCAATCCCGGTGCAGTATTACGACTGGCTGACCCGCGCCCTGCAGGGCGATCTTGGTTCGTCTTTACGTACTCATGAGCCGGTGACGCAGCTTATCGCCAGCAAACTGCCGGTGACGCTGGAATTGTCATTGCTGGCCATGATTATTGCACTGGTGTTCGGGATCGGCATGGGAATACTGGCCGCAGTCAATAAGAATAGCTGGATCGATCACGGTGCTAACTTTGTGGCCATCTCAGGGATCTCAATTCCGCACTTCTGGCTGGGTATTCTGCTGATTCTGGTGTTCTCGGTTAATTTGCAGTGGCTCCCCGCCTCAGGCTTTGTGCCGTTTGGTGAAGATCCGCTGCAAAACCTGCGCACGCTACTGCTGCCTGCGTCAGTACTGGGAACGGGGCTTGCGGCCACGCTGATGCGCCATACCCGGGCGTCGATGATATCGGTACTGAAAGCCGATTATATTCGTACCGCGCGGGCTAAAGGGCTGCTGCCGAAAGCGGTGATCCTCAAGCACGCTTTTCGTAACGCGCTGGTGCCGGTCATCACCCTGACCACGCTGCTGTTTGGTGAGCTGCTGGGCGGCGCGGTGCTTACCGAGCAGGTATTTACTATCCCGGGTTTTGGCAAAATGATCGTCGATTCCGTTTTCAACCGTGATTACGCGGTGGTGCAGGGCGTGGTATTGATTGTGGCAATAGGTTTTCTGCTGCTCAATCTGCTTGCCGATGTGCTCTACGTCCTTATTAACCCGAAAATGCGAGGCTAA
- the dinB gene encoding DNA polymerase IV: MRKIIHVDMDCFYAAVEMRDNPALRDVPLAIGGSRERRGVISTANYPARKFGVRSAMSTAMALKLCPHLTLLPGRFDAYREASEHIRDIFSRYTSLIEPLSLDEAYLDVTDSLHCHGSATLMAQAIRKTINDELDLTASAGIAPIKFLAKIASDLNKPNGQYVITPQDVPGFLKTLPLSKIPGVGKVSAAKLENMGLRTCEDVQNSDLALLLKRFGKFGRVLWERSQGIDDRAIDNERLRKSVGVERTLAEDIHQWPECEAIIERLYPELESRLAKVKPDLLIARQGVKLKFTDFQQTTQEHVWPKLNKDDLIATARKTWNERRNGRGVRLVGLHVTLLDPQLERQLLLGL; this comes from the coding sequence ATGCGTAAAATCATACATGTCGATATGGACTGCTTCTATGCGGCGGTAGAGATGCGCGATAATCCGGCGCTGCGTGATGTTCCGCTGGCAATTGGCGGCAGCCGCGAACGCCGTGGCGTAATCAGTACCGCAAATTATCCGGCGCGTAAATTTGGCGTACGCAGCGCGATGTCCACTGCAATGGCGCTGAAGCTTTGCCCTCACTTAACGTTGCTTCCGGGGCGGTTTGATGCCTATCGGGAAGCCTCCGAACATATCCGGGACATTTTTTCGCGTTATACCTCGCTTATCGAACCGCTCTCGCTGGATGAAGCTTACCTTGATGTGACCGACAGCCTTCATTGCCACGGCTCAGCCACGCTAATGGCGCAGGCGATCCGTAAAACAATCAATGATGAACTGGATCTCACGGCCTCGGCGGGCATTGCGCCCATCAAGTTTCTCGCCAAAATCGCCTCCGATCTGAATAAGCCCAACGGCCAATATGTGATTACGCCTCAAGATGTACCCGGTTTTTTAAAAACGTTGCCGCTGAGTAAAATACCCGGCGTCGGTAAAGTTTCTGCCGCGAAGCTTGAGAATATGGGGCTGCGCACCTGTGAAGATGTGCAAAATAGCGATCTGGCCCTGCTGTTAAAACGCTTTGGTAAATTTGGCCGGGTGTTATGGGAGCGTAGCCAGGGCATCGACGATCGGGCGATTGATAACGAGCGGTTAAGAAAGTCGGTGGGCGTTGAGCGCACGCTGGCAGAAGATATTCACCAGTGGCCAGAATGCGAGGCTATTATTGAGCGCCTGTATCCGGAGCTGGAAAGTCGGCTGGCAAAAGTAAAGCCCGATCTCCTTATTGCCCGTCAGGGGGTAAAACTCAAGTTTACTGATTTTCAGCAGACGACGCAGGAGCACGTCTGGCCAAAGCTGAATAAAGACGACCTGATTGCCACCGCACGTAAAACCTGGAACGAGCGCCGCAACGGGCGAGGTGTCCGGCTGGTGGGGCTGCACGTGACGCTGCTCGATCCGCAGCTGGAAAGGCAGCTACTTTTGGGCCTGTAA
- a CDS encoding class II glutamine amidotransferase, which produces MCELLGMSANVPTDICFSFSGLVQRGGGTGPHKDGWGITFYEGKGCRTFKDPQPSFNSPIAKLVQDYPIKSCSVVAHIRQANRGEVALENTHPFTRELWGRNWTYAHNGQMTGYKSLETGMFRPVGDTDSEKAFCWLLYKLTQRYPRTPGNMLAVFKYIATLAAEMRQKGVFNMLLSDGRYVMAFCSTNLYWITRRAPFGRATLIDQDMEIDFQRETTPDDVVSVIATQPLTGNETWQRIMPGEWALFCLGERVV; this is translated from the coding sequence ATGTGTGAATTGCTCGGGATGAGCGCCAACGTGCCAACGGATATCTGCTTTAGTTTTTCCGGGCTTGTTCAGCGTGGAGGCGGGACCGGGCCGCATAAAGACGGCTGGGGGATCACCTTTTACGAAGGTAAGGGCTGTCGCACATTTAAAGATCCGCAGCCGAGCTTTAACTCACCGATCGCTAAACTGGTGCAGGATTATCCCATCAAGTCCTGCTCCGTAGTGGCGCATATTCGCCAGGCGAACCGGGGAGAAGTGGCGCTGGAAAATACCCATCCGTTCACCCGCGAGTTGTGGGGACGCAACTGGACCTACGCGCATAACGGGCAAATGACCGGGTATAAATCGCTTGAAACGGGTATGTTTCGTCCGGTCGGCGATACCGACAGTGAAAAAGCCTTTTGCTGGCTATTGTATAAGTTGACCCAGCGCTATCCACGCACGCCGGGCAATATGCTGGCGGTGTTTAAGTACATTGCGACACTGGCCGCAGAGATGCGTCAGAAAGGGGTGTTCAATATGCTGCTGTCGGACGGGCGTTATGTGATGGCGTTCTGCTCGACCAATCTGTACTGGATCACCCGACGCGCACCGTTTGGCCGGGCCACGCTTATCGATCAGGACATGGAAATCGATTTTCAGCGGGAAACCACACCTGATGATGTGGTTTCCGTGATCGCCACTCAGCCGTTGACCGGCAATGAAACCTGGCAACGAATTATGCCAGGCGAGTGGGCGCTATTTTGTCTCGGTGAGCGAGTAGTTTGA
- a CDS encoding ABC transporter permease, with product MAELSTQNVAVATPRAQNRVMKKFLANRSAMIGAIIVGIFVVIALLAPWIAPFDPVKANFLAVRKPPSELYWFGTDELGRDILSRIIWGARTSLMAGCVSVMIAVVIGVPLGLVAGYFQGIWDGIISRFIEALLACPFLIMAIALGAFLGPSLSNAMIAIGLSAMPIFARLTRGQVIAIRSEEYIDGARAIGLPDRWIIVKYVLPNVMSPILVQATLAIASAIIAEASLSFLGLGQQPPNPSWGSMLNTAKGFLEQAAWMSIFPGVAIFLAVQGFNLLGDGLRDALDPRHD from the coding sequence ATGGCGGAACTTTCAACGCAAAATGTCGCGGTGGCAACCCCGCGTGCGCAGAATCGGGTGATGAAAAAATTTCTTGCCAATAGAAGCGCCATGATCGGAGCGATTATTGTCGGGATCTTCGTGGTAATCGCGCTGCTGGCACCGTGGATCGCGCCATTTGATCCGGTAAAGGCTAACTTTCTGGCGGTGCGTAAACCGCCATCAGAGCTTTACTGGTTCGGCACTGATGAACTGGGTCGTGACATCCTGTCGCGTATTATCTGGGGAGCGCGCACCTCGCTGATGGCCGGGTGTGTCTCGGTGATGATTGCCGTCGTTATCGGGGTACCGCTTGGCCTGGTAGCGGGTTATTTTCAGGGGATATGGGACGGCATTATTTCTCGTTTCATTGAGGCGCTGCTGGCCTGCCCATTTTTGATCATGGCGATTGCATTAGGCGCATTTTTAGGCCCGAGCCTGAGTAATGCCATGATCGCTATCGGTCTGTCTGCGATGCCGATCTTCGCCCGGCTAACGCGAGGGCAGGTGATCGCGATCCGCAGTGAAGAGTATATTGATGGCGCGCGTGCCATCGGTCTGCCGGATCGCTGGATCATCGTGAAATATGTGCTGCCAAACGTGATGTCGCCAATTCTCGTGCAGGCAACGCTGGCCATTGCATCGGCGATTATTGCTGAAGCCAGCTTGTCTTTTTTAGGACTGGGTCAGCAACCGCCTAATCCCTCATGGGGATCCATGCTCAACACGGCGAAGGGTTTTCTTGAACAGGCCGCGTGGATGTCTATTTTTCCCGGCGTGGCTATTTTCCTTGCGGTGCAAGGTTTCAATCTACTCGGCGACGGGCTGCGCGATGCGCTCGATCCGCGCCACGACTAA
- the dpaA gene encoding peptidoglycan meso-diaminopimelic acid protein amidase: MRIIAFFLAMLLMPCVSFAGLTGSGTPVNKEYKQQLMGSPVYIQIFKEERALDLYVKMGEKYQLLDSYQICKYSGGLGPKQRQGDFKSPEGFYSVQRSQLKPDSRFYKAINIGFPNAFDRAHGYEGKYLMIHGNCVSIGCYAMTDSGIDEIFQFVTGALVFGQPVVQVSIYPFRMTDANMQRHKYSTYNDFWKQLKPGYDYFAQTQQPPMVSVVDGRYVVSKPLSHEIVHPQLASNYSLTETK; encoded by the coding sequence ATGCGCATAATCGCATTTTTTCTTGCGATGCTTCTGATGCCATGCGTCTCTTTTGCCGGTCTGACCGGTTCAGGTACGCCGGTGAATAAAGAGTATAAGCAGCAGTTAATGGGGTCGCCGGTCTATATCCAGATCTTCAAGGAAGAGCGCGCCCTCGATCTCTACGTCAAAATGGGCGAAAAATACCAACTTCTTGATAGCTACCAAATCTGCAAGTATTCCGGCGGATTGGGGCCTAAACAGCGTCAGGGCGATTTTAAAAGCCCCGAAGGCTTCTATTCTGTCCAGCGTAGCCAGCTCAAACCCGATAGCCGCTTCTATAAAGCCATTAATATTGGTTTTCCGAACGCGTTCGATCGCGCGCATGGCTATGAAGGCAAGTATCTGATGATCCACGGCAACTGCGTGTCAATTGGCTGCTATGCAATGACCGACTCTGGTATTGACGAAATTTTCCAGTTTGTCACCGGTGCGCTGGTCTTTGGTCAGCCGGTGGTGCAGGTCAGTATTTATCCGTTCCGTATGACCGATGCCAATATGCAGCGCCATAAGTATTCCACGTATAACGATTTCTGGAAGCAACTGAAACCGGGTTACGACTACTTCGCACAAACGCAGCAGCCGCCGATGGTTTCAGTTGTTGATGGCCGCTACGTAGTCAGCAAGCCGCTAAGCCACGAAATTGTGCATCCGCAGCTGGCGTCAAACTACTCGCTCACCGAGACAAAATAG